The following are from one region of the Gryllotalpicola protaetiae genome:
- a CDS encoding ABC transporter permease yields MRQGSKKVRSRRRWHQNWQLYSLLVLPVAYFIIFRYLPMAGNVIAFRQYVPGGSIFGESWTGFQNFELFLADPSFWLVFRNTVMLGGLALVIGFPAPIILALLLNELRSAGFKRFVQTTTYLPHFLSIVIVAGMILQLTSLTGSINHLLTTVGLDKISFIQEPGWFPAIYVGSEIWQTVGWGTILYLAALTQIDENLYEAARIDGANRWQQTWHVTLPGIAPTIVTLLILNIGSFLSVGFEKILLLQNPSTYSTSDVISTYLYRVGIQSGSFSYAAAIGIFEALIGLVLIGAANLISKRIVGASLW; encoded by the coding sequence ATGCGGCAGGGCTCGAAGAAGGTGCGCTCACGTCGCCGCTGGCACCAGAACTGGCAGCTGTATTCGCTGCTCGTGTTGCCGGTGGCCTACTTCATCATCTTCCGGTACCTGCCGATGGCCGGAAACGTGATCGCGTTCCGCCAGTACGTGCCGGGCGGCAGCATCTTCGGCGAGTCGTGGACCGGGTTCCAGAACTTCGAGCTGTTCCTTGCCGACCCGAGCTTCTGGCTGGTCTTCCGCAACACGGTGATGCTCGGCGGACTCGCGCTCGTCATCGGGTTCCCGGCGCCGATCATCCTCGCGCTGCTGCTGAACGAGTTGCGCTCCGCAGGATTCAAGCGCTTCGTCCAGACCACGACGTATCTGCCGCACTTCCTGTCGATCGTCATCGTCGCCGGCATGATCCTGCAGCTGACGTCGCTGACCGGCTCGATCAACCATCTGCTTACGACCGTCGGGCTCGACAAGATCTCCTTCATCCAGGAGCCGGGGTGGTTCCCCGCGATCTACGTGGGCAGCGAGATCTGGCAGACGGTCGGCTGGGGAACGATCCTCTACCTCGCCGCGCTCACGCAGATCGACGAGAACCTCTACGAGGCGGCCCGCATCGATGGCGCCAACCGCTGGCAGCAGACCTGGCACGTGACGCTTCCCGGCATCGCGCCCACGATCGTCACCCTCCTGATCCTCAACATCGGCTCGTTCCTCAGCGTCGGGTTCGAGAAGATCCTGCTGCTGCAGAACCCGTCGACCTACTCGACCTCTGACGTCATCTCGACGTACCTGTACCGCGTCGGCATCCAGTCCGGCAGCTTCAGCTACGCCGCAGCGATCGGCATCTTCGAGGCGCTCATCGGCCTGGTGCTCATCGGCGCAGCCAACCTCATCTCCAAGCGAATCGTAGGAGCAAGCCTGTGGTGA
- a CDS encoding carbohydrate ABC transporter permease: MVIDAQAASTIAAAPELAGKARPRRRRTALSRTRGEKAFAVVNVVILLLAVAITLYPFVNVVAQSLSSEKFIDQGVVTIWPRGWNFDTYKLVASDPTFWVNYRNTVVYTVVSTVVSMFLSTIFAYAISRKDLKGRGFFIGLALVTMLYSGGLIPTYVLINHLHLTNTIWAIALPNAISVFNVLVMKSFFENMPRELEEAASIDGLSTYETLLRIVLPLSKAVIATMILFYAVANWNSWFSAFLYMDHSDLMPVTVYLRNLIAGATGAQDAGASADSNLTQVSANIKAVTMVLTVIPILCVYPFVQRYFVSGVMLGSVKG, translated from the coding sequence GTGGTGATCGACGCCCAGGCGGCCAGCACCATCGCCGCCGCCCCCGAACTCGCCGGCAAGGCACGACCGAGGCGCCGCCGCACCGCGCTCTCGCGCACCCGCGGCGAGAAGGCCTTCGCGGTCGTCAACGTGGTCATCCTGCTGCTCGCCGTCGCGATCACGCTCTACCCGTTCGTCAACGTGGTCGCCCAGTCACTGTCGAGCGAGAAGTTCATCGACCAGGGCGTGGTGACCATCTGGCCGCGCGGCTGGAACTTCGACACGTACAAGCTCGTCGCGAGCGACCCGACGTTCTGGGTCAACTACCGGAACACGGTCGTGTACACGGTCGTCTCGACCGTCGTCTCGATGTTCCTGTCGACGATCTTCGCCTATGCGATCTCGCGCAAGGACCTGAAGGGCCGCGGCTTCTTCATCGGCCTCGCCCTCGTCACCATGCTCTACAGCGGCGGCCTGATCCCGACGTACGTGCTGATCAACCACCTGCACCTGACGAACACGATCTGGGCGATCGCCCTGCCGAACGCGATCAGCGTGTTCAACGTGCTCGTGATGAAGTCGTTCTTCGAGAACATGCCGCGTGAGCTCGAAGAGGCGGCATCGATCGACGGCCTGAGCACATACGAAACCCTGCTGCGCATCGTGCTGCCGCTGTCGAAGGCGGTGATCGCGACGATGATCCTCTTCTACGCGGTCGCCAACTGGAACTCGTGGTTCTCGGCGTTCCTCTACATGGACCACTCGGACCTCATGCCCGTGACGGTGTACCTGCGGAACCTGATCGCCGGCGCGACCGGTGCGCAGGACGCGGGAGCTTCGGCCGACAGCAACCTGACCCAGGTGAGCGCCAACATCAAGGCCGTGACCATGGTGCTCACCGTGATCCCGATCCTGTGCGTCTACCCGTTCGTCCAGCGCTACTTCGTCTCGGGCGTGATGCTCGGCTCGGTCAAGGGCTGA